In the Anguilla anguilla isolate fAngAng1 chromosome 7, fAngAng1.pri, whole genome shotgun sequence genome, one interval contains:
- the rapgef2 gene encoding rap guanine nucleotide exchange factor 2 isoform X11 gives MAFLSRCYANCLQPWSISELPADFSKLHLSDSLHPQVTPVSSSHSGCSITSDSGSSSLSDIYQAAENEPGDMDLSGLPETAVDSEEDDDEEDIERASDPLMSRDIVRDCLEKDPVDRTDDDIEQLLEFMHQLPAFANMTMSVRRELCAVMVFAVVERAGTIVLNDGEELDSWSVILNGSVEVTYPDGRSEILCMGNSFGVSPTMDKEFMKGVMKTKVDDCQFVCIAQQDYCCILNQVEKNMQKVEEEGEIVMVKEHRELDRTGTRKGHIVIKGTTERLTMHLVEEHSVVDPTFIEDFLLTYRTFLSSPMIVGKRLLEWFNDPSLRDKVTRVVLLWVNNHFNDFEGDPAMTHFLEEFENNLEREKMCGHLRLLNIACAAKAKLRLVTLTKPSREAPLPFTLLGGSEKGFRIFIDSVEPGSAATEVGLKRGDQILEVNGQNFENVQLSKATEILKNNTHLSITVKTNLLVFKELLSRPAEEKKNGAPHLPKIGDIKKASRYSIPDLAMDVEQVMGLEKTSKKSKANTVGGRNKLKKFLGKTRISILPQKPYNDVGIGQSQDDSIVGMKQSNQIPPGLPVSGNLSSSNPDLLQSHHRILDFSNPPDLPDQVLRVFKVDQQSRYLMIGRDTTAKEVVVQAIREFALTAEPEAYSLCEVSVTPEGVIKQRRLPDQLSKLADRIQLSGRYYLKNNMETETLCSDEDAQDLLRESQISLLQLSTVEVATQLSMRNFELFCAIEPTEYIDDLFKLKSRTGSVNLKSFEEVINQETFWVASEIVREPNQLKRMKTVKHFVKIALHCRECKNFNSMFAIISGLNLAAVSRLRGTWEKLPSKYEKLFQDLQDLFDPSRNMAKYRNVLNNQNLQPPIIPLFPVIKKDLTFLHEGNDSKVDGLVNFEKLRMIAKEIRHVGRMASVNMDPALMFRTRKKKWRSLGSLSQGSANAAVLDVVPTGAHKKRVRRSSFLNAKKLYEDAQMARKVRQYLSDLTLDTSEESLQALSLQCEPSSNTLPKNSSDKKRPDTSPQVARAASQHKQQQKAGPALQVPAVPLHPSRKKVPVKDLPPFGTSSPQSLKKILSLSEEAGERHRKPTEDAASNASQLSSPPTSPQSSPRKGVFRLSRQSKLTGSSSSLGSDSSSRNNYALANTVIIGYPGAADHFSDSGHSEISSRSSLVSNSSFDLAQEDRRQRNSVSGADAHLGGARTERRATLDLDQYSLGSYSSMHEVRSLYSGATVLSSPSSEELTQDQGDRASLDAADSGRGSWTSCSSGSHDNIQTIQHQRSWETLAFGHPHFDGPGEGPGPGPGLWAPGGGGSADPLGYPGDGGASRDGRGGQEPGQARGSWASPTVYWGEDTEGDTGTIKRRGGKDVNADPETSSITSSGSEDSKQSSRPSHITVSCSNAKGLISRKEGRFREPPPTPPGYTALTISDFGEGPAHAGRRPPDYNVALQRSRMVAHSCDSPLPPPQAGPRPQWSRSTDAAEPPRLPHAPPQGPPPAPEDEGESASPKLNPLRKTVVARSPNTTRP, from the exons ATGGCTTTTCTCTCTCGTTGCTATGCCAACTGCCTTCAACCGTGGTCCATTTCCGAA CTTCCTGCAGACTTCAGCAAGCTCCACCTTAGCGACAGCCTCCACCCACAGGTGACCCCCGTCTCCTCCAGCCACTCAGGATGTAGCATCACCAGCGACTCTGGGAGCAGCAGCCTATCGGATATTTACCAG GCCGCTGAGAACGAGCCCGGTGACATGGACCTGAGCGGCCTGCCAGAGACGGCGGTGGACTCAGAGGAAGACGACGATGAGGAAGACATCGAACGGGCCTCGGACCCCCTGATGAGCCGGGACATCGTGCGGGACTGCCTGGAGAAGGACCCGGTCGACCGGACGGACGATGACATCG AACAATTGCTGGAGTTCATGCACCAGCTGCCGGCCTTCGCCAACATGACGATGTCGGTGAGGAGGGAGCTGTGCGCGGTCATGGTGTTCGCCGTGGTGGAGCGGGCGGGGACCATCGTGCTCAACGACGGGGAGGAG CTGGACTCCTGGTCGGTGATCCTGAACGGTTCGGTGGAGGTGACGTACCCGGACGGGCGGTCCGAGATCCTCTGCATGGGGAACAGCTTTGGAGTGTCTCCCACCATGGACAAGGAGTTCATGAAGGGGGTGATGAAGACCAAGGTGGACGACTGTCAG TTTGTGTGCATTGCCCAGCAGGACTACTGCTGCATCCTCAACCAGGTGGAGAAGAACATGCAGAAGGTGGAGGAAGAGGGCGAGATCGTCATGGTGAAAGAACACCGTGAGCTGGACCGTACCGGCACCAGGAAAGGACACATCGTCATCAAG GGAACGACAGAGCGACTGACGATGCACCTGGTGGAGGAGCACTCTGTGGTGGACCCCACCTTCATCGAGGACTTCCTGCTGACCTACAGGACCTTCCTGTCCAGCCCCATGATTGTGGGGAAGAGGCTTCTGGAATGGTTCAATGATCCCAGTCTCAGGGACAAG GTTACGCGGGTAGTGTTGCTGTGGGTGAACAATCACTTCAACGACTTTGAAGGAGACCCTGCCATGACTCACTTTTTGGAGGAATTCGAGAACAACCTAGAAAGAGAG AAAATGTGTGGGCACTTGAGACTGTTAAATATCGCCTGCGCCGCCAAAGCCAAGCTGAGGCTGGTGACCCTGACCAAGCCCTCGAGGGAGGCCCCCCTGCCCTTCACCCTCCTGGGGGGGTCGGAGAAGGGCTTCCGCATCTTCATCGACAGCGTGGAGCCCGGGAGCGCGGCCACAGAGGTCGGCCTCAAGCGCGGCGATCAG ATACTGGAGGTGAACGGGCAGAACTTTGAGAACGTCCAGCTCTCCAAAGCCACAGAGATCCTGAAGAACAACACTCATTTGTCTATCACTGTGAAAACGAACCTGCTAG TGTTCAAGGAGCTGCTGTCCAGGCCGgcggaggagaagaagaacgGCGCTCCGCACCTTCCCAAGATCGGCGACATCAAGAAGGCCAGCCGCTACTCCATCCCGGACCTGGCCATGGACGTGGAGCAGGTGATGGGCCTGGAGAAGACCAGCAAGAAGAGCAAAGCCAACACTGTGGGGGGCAGGAACAAGCTGAAGAAGTTCCTGGGCAAGACCCGCATCAGCATTCTGCCCCAGAAACCCTACAA TGATGTTGGGATTGGGCAGTCTCAGGACGACAGCATTGTGGGAATGAAGCAGTCCAATCAGATCCCTCCAGGCCTCCCGGTCAGTGGAAACCTGTCCTCCAGCAACCCCGACCTGCTTCAGTCCCACCACCGCATCCTGGACTTCAGCAACCCGCCTG ACCTGCCGGACCAGGTGCTGAGGGTTTTCAAGGTGGACCAGCAGAGCCGCTACCTGATGATCGGCCGGGACACCACGGCCAAGGAGGTGGTGGTGCAGGCCATCCGCGAGTTCGCCCTGACCGCCGAGCCCGAGGCCTACTCCCTCTGCGAGGTGTCCGTCACGCCCGAGGGCGTCATCAAGCAGCGGCGGCTGCCCGACCAGCTCTCCAAGCTGGCCGACAGGATCCAGCTCAGCGGCAG GTACTACCTGAAGAacaacatggagacagagacgcTGTGCTCGGACGAGGACGCGCAGGACCTCCTGCGGGAGAGCCAGATCTCCCTGCTCCAGCTGAGCACGGTGGAGGTGGCCACCCAGCTCTCCATGAGGAACTTCGAGCTCTTCTGCGCCATCGAGCCCACCGAGTACATCGACGACCTCTTCAAGCTCAAGTCACGCACCGGCTCGGTCAACCTCAAGAGCTTCGAGGAGGTCATCAACCAGGAGACCTTCTGGGTGGCTTCGGAGATCGTCCGGGAGCCCAACCAGCTGAAGAGGATGAAGACGGTCAAGCACTTCGTCAAGATCGCCCTGCACTGTCGGGAGTGCAAGAACTTCAACTCCATGTTTGCCATCATCAG TGGGCTGAACTTGGCTGCAGTGTCCAGACTCCGGGGCACATGGGAGAAGCTGCCCAGCAAATACGAGAAGCTGTTCCAGGACCTGCAGGACCTGTTCGACCCCTCCAGGAACATGGCCAAGTACCGCAACGTCCTCAACAACCAGAACCTCCAGCCTCCCATAATCCCCCTCTTCCCCGTCATCAAGAAGGACCTGACGTTCCTGCACGAAG GCAACGATTCGAAAGTGGACGGTCTGGTGAACTTTGAGAAGCTGAGAATGATCGCCAAAGAGATCCGGCACGTGGGACGCATGGCGTCCGTCAACATGGACCCCGCCCTCATGTTCAGAACCAG GAAGAAGAAGTGGAGGAGTCTTGG GTCGCTCAGCCAGGGCAGCGCCAACGCAGCGGTGCTGGACGTGGTGCCGACGGGCGCGCACAAGAAACGCGTGCGCCGCAGCTCCTTCCTCAACGCCAAGAAGCTGTACGAGGACGCGCAGATGGCCCGCAAGGTCCGGCAGTACCTGTCCGACCTGACGCTGGACACCAGCGAGGAGAGCCTGCAGGCCTTATCGCTGCAGTGTGAGCCCTCCAGCAACACGC TGCCTAAAAACTCCAGTGACAAGAAGAGGCCAGACACCTCGCCCCAGGTGGCACGGGCCGCCAGCCAGCacaagcagcagcagaaagcCGGCCCCGCCCTGCAGGTGCCCGCGGTGCCCCTCCACCCGTCTCGCAAGAAAGTGCCCGTCAAGGACCTGCCGCCTTTCG GCACGAGTTCGCCTCAGTCCTTGAAGAAAATCTTGTCCTTGTCAGAGGAAGCGGGCGAGCGCCACAGGAAGCCGACGGAGGACGCCGCGTCCAACGCCTCCCAGCTCTCCtccccgcccacctccccccagAGCTCCCCCAGGAAAG GTGTCTTTCGGCTCTCCAGGCAGTCTAAGCTCAcaggctcctcctcttccctggGCAGTGACAGCAGTAGCAGGAATAACTATGCTCTGGCCAACACCGTCATAATAG GTTACCCGGGAGCGGCGGACCACTTCTCGGACTCGGGCCACAGCGAGATCTCGTCGCGCTCCAGCCTGGTCAGCAACTCGTCCTTCGACCTGGCGCAGGAGGACAGGAGGCAGCGCAACTCGGTCAGCGGGGCCGACGCCCacctgggcggggccaggacGGAGAGGCGGGCCACCCTGGACCTGGACCAGTACAGCCTCGG GTCCTATTCCTCCATGCACGAGGTTCGGAGCCTGTACTCTGGGGCCACGGTGCTCTCGTCTCCCAGCTCGGAGGAGCTGACCCAGGACCAGGGCGACCGCGCCTCCCTGGACGCCGCCGACAGCGGGCGGGGCAGCTGGACGTCCTGCTCCAGCGGTTCCCACGACAACATCCAGACCATCCAGCACCAGAGGAGCTGGGAGACGCTGGCCTTCGGCCACCCCCACTTCGACGGcccgggggaggggccggggccggggccggggctgtgggcccctggggggggcgggtcggCCGACCCGCTCGGGTACCCGGGGGACGGCGGCGCCAGCAGGGACGGGCGGGGCGGGCAGGAGCCGGGGCAGGCCCGGGGGAGCTGGGCCTCGCCCACCGTCTACTGGGGGGAGGACACGGAGGGCGACACCGGGACCATCAAGCGCAGGGGGGGCAAGGACGTGAACGCCGACCCGGAGACCAGCAGCATCACGTCCAGCGGCTCGGAGGACTCGAAACAGAGCAGCCGGCCCTCCCACATAACCGTGTCCTGCAGCAACGCTAAGGGGCTCATCT CGCGGAAGGAGGGCAGGTTCCGGGAGCCGCCCCCGACGCCGCCCGGCTACACGGCCCTGACCATCTCGGACTTCGGCGAGGGCCCCGCCCACGCGGGCCGCCGGCCGCCCGACTACAACGTGGCGCTGCAGCGCTCGCGCATGGTGGCGCACTCCTGCgactcccccctgccccccccgcagGCGGGCCCCCGGCCGCAGTGGAGCCGCTCCACCGACGCCGCCGAGCCCCCCCGGCTCCCGCACGCACCCCCCCAGGGGCCGCCGCCCGCGCCCGAGGACGAGGGTGAGTCCGCGTCTCCCAAACTTAACCCCCTGAGGAAGACCGTGGTGGCCAGGTCTCCCAACACCACCAGGCCATGA
- the rapgef2 gene encoding rap guanine nucleotide exchange factor 2 isoform X10, translated as MKPLATTVNHGVMGQQDKNLLPADFSKLHLSDSLHPQVTPVSSSHSGCSITSDSGSSSLSDIYQAAENEPGDMDLSGLPETAVDSEEDDDEEDIERASDPLMSRDIVRDCLEKDPVDRTDDDIEQLLEFMHQLPAFANMTMSVRRELCAVMVFAVVERAGTIVLNDGEELDSWSVILNGSVEVTYPDGRSEILCMGNSFGVSPTMDKEFMKGVMKTKVDDCQFVCIAQQDYCCILNQVEKNMQKVEEEGEIVMVKEHRELDRTGTRKGHIVIKGTTERLTMHLVEEHSVVDPTFIEDFLLTYRTFLSSPMIVGKRLLEWFNDPSLRDKVTRVVLLWVNNHFNDFEGDPAMTHFLEEFENNLEREKMCGHLRLLNIACAAKAKLRLVTLTKPSREAPLPFTLLGGSEKGFRIFIDSVEPGSAATEVGLKRGDQILEVNGQNFENVQLSKATEILKNNTHLSITVKTNLLVFKELLSRPAEEKKNGAPHLPKIGDIKKASRYSIPDLAMDVEQVMGLEKTSKKSKANTVGGRNKLKKFLGKTRISILPQKPYNDVGIGQSQDDSIVGMKQSNQIPPGLPVSGNLSSSNPDLLQSHHRILDFSNPPDLPDQVLRVFKVDQQSRYLMIGRDTTAKEVVVQAIREFALTAEPEAYSLCEVSVTPEGVIKQRRLPDQLSKLADRIQLSGRYYLKNNMETETLCSDEDAQDLLRESQISLLQLSTVEVATQLSMRNFELFCAIEPTEYIDDLFKLKSRTGSVNLKSFEEVINQETFWVASEIVREPNQLKRMKTVKHFVKIALHCRECKNFNSMFAIISGLNLAAVSRLRGTWEKLPSKYEKLFQDLQDLFDPSRNMAKYRNVLNNQNLQPPIIPLFPVIKKDLTFLHEGNDSKVDGLVNFEKLRMIAKEIRHVGRMASVNMDPALMFRTRKKKWRSLGSLSQGSANAAVLDVVPTGAHKKRVRRSSFLNAKKLYEDAQMARKVRQYLSDLTLDTSEESLQALSLQCEPSSNTLPKNSSDKKRPDTSPQVARAASQHKQQQKAGPALQVPAVPLHPSRKKVPVKDLPPFGTSSPQSLKKILSLSEEAGERHRKPTEDAASNASQLSSPPTSPQSSPRKGYPGAADHFSDSGHSEISSRSSLVSNSSFDLAQEDRRQRNSVSGADAHLGGARTERRATLDLDQYSLGSYSSMHEVRSLYSGATVLSSPSSEELTQDQGDRASLDAADSGRGSWTSCSSGSHDNIQTIQHQRSWETLAFGHPHFDGPGEGPGPGPGLWAPGGGGSADPLGYPGDGGASRDGRGGQEPGQARGSWASPTVYWGEDTEGDTGTIKRRGGKDVNADPETSSITSSGSEDSKQSSRPSHITVSCSNAKGLISRKEGRFREPPPTPPGYTALTISDFGEGPAHAGRRPPDYNVALQRSRMVAHSCDSPLPPPQAGPRPQWSRSTDAAEPPRLPHAPPQGPPPAPEDEGESASPKLNPLRKTVVARSPNTTRP; from the exons atgaaaCCATTAGCGACCACTGTCAACCATGGAGTCATGGGTCAGCAAGATAAAAATCTT CTTCCTGCAGACTTCAGCAAGCTCCACCTTAGCGACAGCCTCCACCCACAGGTGACCCCCGTCTCCTCCAGCCACTCAGGATGTAGCATCACCAGCGACTCTGGGAGCAGCAGCCTATCGGATATTTACCAG GCCGCTGAGAACGAGCCCGGTGACATGGACCTGAGCGGCCTGCCAGAGACGGCGGTGGACTCAGAGGAAGACGACGATGAGGAAGACATCGAACGGGCCTCGGACCCCCTGATGAGCCGGGACATCGTGCGGGACTGCCTGGAGAAGGACCCGGTCGACCGGACGGACGATGACATCG AACAATTGCTGGAGTTCATGCACCAGCTGCCGGCCTTCGCCAACATGACGATGTCGGTGAGGAGGGAGCTGTGCGCGGTCATGGTGTTCGCCGTGGTGGAGCGGGCGGGGACCATCGTGCTCAACGACGGGGAGGAG CTGGACTCCTGGTCGGTGATCCTGAACGGTTCGGTGGAGGTGACGTACCCGGACGGGCGGTCCGAGATCCTCTGCATGGGGAACAGCTTTGGAGTGTCTCCCACCATGGACAAGGAGTTCATGAAGGGGGTGATGAAGACCAAGGTGGACGACTGTCAG TTTGTGTGCATTGCCCAGCAGGACTACTGCTGCATCCTCAACCAGGTGGAGAAGAACATGCAGAAGGTGGAGGAAGAGGGCGAGATCGTCATGGTGAAAGAACACCGTGAGCTGGACCGTACCGGCACCAGGAAAGGACACATCGTCATCAAG GGAACGACAGAGCGACTGACGATGCACCTGGTGGAGGAGCACTCTGTGGTGGACCCCACCTTCATCGAGGACTTCCTGCTGACCTACAGGACCTTCCTGTCCAGCCCCATGATTGTGGGGAAGAGGCTTCTGGAATGGTTCAATGATCCCAGTCTCAGGGACAAG GTTACGCGGGTAGTGTTGCTGTGGGTGAACAATCACTTCAACGACTTTGAAGGAGACCCTGCCATGACTCACTTTTTGGAGGAATTCGAGAACAACCTAGAAAGAGAG AAAATGTGTGGGCACTTGAGACTGTTAAATATCGCCTGCGCCGCCAAAGCCAAGCTGAGGCTGGTGACCCTGACCAAGCCCTCGAGGGAGGCCCCCCTGCCCTTCACCCTCCTGGGGGGGTCGGAGAAGGGCTTCCGCATCTTCATCGACAGCGTGGAGCCCGGGAGCGCGGCCACAGAGGTCGGCCTCAAGCGCGGCGATCAG ATACTGGAGGTGAACGGGCAGAACTTTGAGAACGTCCAGCTCTCCAAAGCCACAGAGATCCTGAAGAACAACACTCATTTGTCTATCACTGTGAAAACGAACCTGCTAG TGTTCAAGGAGCTGCTGTCCAGGCCGgcggaggagaagaagaacgGCGCTCCGCACCTTCCCAAGATCGGCGACATCAAGAAGGCCAGCCGCTACTCCATCCCGGACCTGGCCATGGACGTGGAGCAGGTGATGGGCCTGGAGAAGACCAGCAAGAAGAGCAAAGCCAACACTGTGGGGGGCAGGAACAAGCTGAAGAAGTTCCTGGGCAAGACCCGCATCAGCATTCTGCCCCAGAAACCCTACAA TGATGTTGGGATTGGGCAGTCTCAGGACGACAGCATTGTGGGAATGAAGCAGTCCAATCAGATCCCTCCAGGCCTCCCGGTCAGTGGAAACCTGTCCTCCAGCAACCCCGACCTGCTTCAGTCCCACCACCGCATCCTGGACTTCAGCAACCCGCCTG ACCTGCCGGACCAGGTGCTGAGGGTTTTCAAGGTGGACCAGCAGAGCCGCTACCTGATGATCGGCCGGGACACCACGGCCAAGGAGGTGGTGGTGCAGGCCATCCGCGAGTTCGCCCTGACCGCCGAGCCCGAGGCCTACTCCCTCTGCGAGGTGTCCGTCACGCCCGAGGGCGTCATCAAGCAGCGGCGGCTGCCCGACCAGCTCTCCAAGCTGGCCGACAGGATCCAGCTCAGCGGCAG GTACTACCTGAAGAacaacatggagacagagacgcTGTGCTCGGACGAGGACGCGCAGGACCTCCTGCGGGAGAGCCAGATCTCCCTGCTCCAGCTGAGCACGGTGGAGGTGGCCACCCAGCTCTCCATGAGGAACTTCGAGCTCTTCTGCGCCATCGAGCCCACCGAGTACATCGACGACCTCTTCAAGCTCAAGTCACGCACCGGCTCGGTCAACCTCAAGAGCTTCGAGGAGGTCATCAACCAGGAGACCTTCTGGGTGGCTTCGGAGATCGTCCGGGAGCCCAACCAGCTGAAGAGGATGAAGACGGTCAAGCACTTCGTCAAGATCGCCCTGCACTGTCGGGAGTGCAAGAACTTCAACTCCATGTTTGCCATCATCAG TGGGCTGAACTTGGCTGCAGTGTCCAGACTCCGGGGCACATGGGAGAAGCTGCCCAGCAAATACGAGAAGCTGTTCCAGGACCTGCAGGACCTGTTCGACCCCTCCAGGAACATGGCCAAGTACCGCAACGTCCTCAACAACCAGAACCTCCAGCCTCCCATAATCCCCCTCTTCCCCGTCATCAAGAAGGACCTGACGTTCCTGCACGAAG GCAACGATTCGAAAGTGGACGGTCTGGTGAACTTTGAGAAGCTGAGAATGATCGCCAAAGAGATCCGGCACGTGGGACGCATGGCGTCCGTCAACATGGACCCCGCCCTCATGTTCAGAACCAG GAAGAAGAAGTGGAGGAGTCTTGG GTCGCTCAGCCAGGGCAGCGCCAACGCAGCGGTGCTGGACGTGGTGCCGACGGGCGCGCACAAGAAACGCGTGCGCCGCAGCTCCTTCCTCAACGCCAAGAAGCTGTACGAGGACGCGCAGATGGCCCGCAAGGTCCGGCAGTACCTGTCCGACCTGACGCTGGACACCAGCGAGGAGAGCCTGCAGGCCTTATCGCTGCAGTGTGAGCCCTCCAGCAACACGC TGCCTAAAAACTCCAGTGACAAGAAGAGGCCAGACACCTCGCCCCAGGTGGCACGGGCCGCCAGCCAGCacaagcagcagcagaaagcCGGCCCCGCCCTGCAGGTGCCCGCGGTGCCCCTCCACCCGTCTCGCAAGAAAGTGCCCGTCAAGGACCTGCCGCCTTTCG GCACGAGTTCGCCTCAGTCCTTGAAGAAAATCTTGTCCTTGTCAGAGGAAGCGGGCGAGCGCCACAGGAAGCCGACGGAGGACGCCGCGTCCAACGCCTCCCAGCTCTCCtccccgcccacctccccccagAGCTCCCCCAGGAAAG GTTACCCGGGAGCGGCGGACCACTTCTCGGACTCGGGCCACAGCGAGATCTCGTCGCGCTCCAGCCTGGTCAGCAACTCGTCCTTCGACCTGGCGCAGGAGGACAGGAGGCAGCGCAACTCGGTCAGCGGGGCCGACGCCCacctgggcggggccaggacGGAGAGGCGGGCCACCCTGGACCTGGACCAGTACAGCCTCGG GTCCTATTCCTCCATGCACGAGGTTCGGAGCCTGTACTCTGGGGCCACGGTGCTCTCGTCTCCCAGCTCGGAGGAGCTGACCCAGGACCAGGGCGACCGCGCCTCCCTGGACGCCGCCGACAGCGGGCGGGGCAGCTGGACGTCCTGCTCCAGCGGTTCCCACGACAACATCCAGACCATCCAGCACCAGAGGAGCTGGGAGACGCTGGCCTTCGGCCACCCCCACTTCGACGGcccgggggaggggccggggccggggccggggctgtgggcccctggggggggcgggtcggCCGACCCGCTCGGGTACCCGGGGGACGGCGGCGCCAGCAGGGACGGGCGGGGCGGGCAGGAGCCGGGGCAGGCCCGGGGGAGCTGGGCCTCGCCCACCGTCTACTGGGGGGAGGACACGGAGGGCGACACCGGGACCATCAAGCGCAGGGGGGGCAAGGACGTGAACGCCGACCCGGAGACCAGCAGCATCACGTCCAGCGGCTCGGAGGACTCGAAACAGAGCAGCCGGCCCTCCCACATAACCGTGTCCTGCAGCAACGCTAAGGGGCTCATCT CGCGGAAGGAGGGCAGGTTCCGGGAGCCGCCCCCGACGCCGCCCGGCTACACGGCCCTGACCATCTCGGACTTCGGCGAGGGCCCCGCCCACGCGGGCCGCCGGCCGCCCGACTACAACGTGGCGCTGCAGCGCTCGCGCATGGTGGCGCACTCCTGCgactcccccctgccccccccgcagGCGGGCCCCCGGCCGCAGTGGAGCCGCTCCACCGACGCCGCCGAGCCCCCCCGGCTCCCGCACGCACCCCCCCAGGGGCCGCCGCCCGCGCCCGAGGACGAGGGTGAGTCCGCGTCTCCCAAACTTAACCCCCTGAGGAAGACCGTGGTGGCCAGGTCTCCCAACACCACCAGGCCATGA